The following are encoded together in the Xanthomonas vesicatoria ATCC 35937 genome:
- a CDS encoding MFS transporter has protein sequence MSSSDCRPGVVPVATLSADMPAAGRIRLALFLAGFATFSLLYSVQPALPEFARAFGVDAAVASLPLSLATGGLAVAIFCAGAVSENLGRRGLMFASIALAAVLNLVAAFLPHWGALVVVRTLSGIALGGVPAVAMVYLGEELPANKLGAATGLYVAGNAFGGMSGRIMMSVLTDHTDWRTALALLSGFDLLCAVAFVWLLPPSRHFVRRHGVNLQFHLHAWAGHLRDRNLPWLFALPFLLMGVFVSLYNYAGFRLGGPEFGLSQSQIGMIFSAYVFGIVSSSVAGATSDRFGRGPVVSTGIVLCILGVALTLAHVLALVVAGIVLLTIGFFIAHSAASAWVSRLGGAHRSHAASLYLLAYYAGSSVIGALGGWFWQHGGWAGLVGMCLTLLALAFAAAHVLRQRADDARPYGRFAPHPARGE, from the coding sequence GTGTCTTCCTCCGATTGCCGCCCGGGCGTTGTGCCCGTCGCCACGCTGTCCGCTGACATGCCGGCGGCCGGCCGCATTCGCCTGGCCTTGTTCCTGGCCGGCTTTGCCACCTTTTCGCTGCTGTACAGCGTGCAGCCGGCACTGCCGGAGTTCGCACGTGCCTTTGGCGTGGATGCAGCGGTTGCCTCGCTACCGCTGTCGCTGGCCACCGGCGGGCTGGCCGTGGCGATCTTCTGCGCCGGTGCGGTCTCGGAAAACCTGGGTCGACGCGGGTTGATGTTCGCTTCCATCGCGCTGGCCGCGGTGCTCAATCTCGTCGCGGCGTTTCTGCCGCACTGGGGCGCGCTGGTGGTGGTGCGCACCCTGTCCGGCATCGCGTTGGGCGGGGTGCCGGCGGTGGCGATGGTGTACCTGGGCGAAGAGCTGCCGGCCAACAAGCTTGGCGCGGCCACCGGCCTGTATGTGGCCGGCAACGCATTCGGCGGTATGAGCGGACGCATCATGATGAGCGTGCTGACCGATCACACCGATTGGCGCACCGCATTGGCGCTGTTGAGCGGGTTCGACCTGCTGTGTGCCGTGGCATTCGTGTGGCTGCTGCCGCCGTCGCGCCATTTCGTGCGCCGGCATGGGGTCAATCTGCAGTTCCACCTGCATGCCTGGGCCGGCCATCTGCGCGACCGTAACCTGCCGTGGTTGTTCGCGTTGCCGTTCCTGTTGATGGGCGTGTTCGTCAGCCTCTACAACTATGCCGGCTTTCGGCTGGGCGGGCCGGAATTCGGCTTGAGCCAGAGCCAGATCGGCATGATCTTCAGCGCCTATGTGTTCGGCATCGTCAGCTCGTCGGTGGCAGGGGCGACGTCGGATCGCTTCGGGCGCGGCCCGGTGGTCAGCACCGGCATCGTGCTATGCATCCTCGGCGTGGCATTGACCCTGGCGCATGTGCTGGCGCTGGTGGTGGCTGGCATCGTATTGCTGACGATCGGCTTTTTCATCGCGCATTCGGCGGCCAGCGCGTGGGTGAGCCGGCTTGGCGGCGCGCACCGCAGTCATGCCGCCTCGCTGTATCTGCTGGCCTATTACGCCGGCTCCAGCGTGATCGGCGCGCTTGGCGGCTGGTTCTGGCAGCATGGCGGTTGGGCCGGCTTGGTGGGTATGTGCCTGACCCTGCTGGCGCTGGCGTTTGCCGCCGCACATGTGTTGCGCCAACGTGCCGACGATGCACGCCCGTACGGCCGGTTTGCGCCGCATCCTGCGCGCGGCGAGTGA
- a CDS encoding nuclease gives MTPSRLAFALLFAAATCSGNAAAWGHRAHAAIDTAAVQALPDDGPVFLKRYAQVIADGATLPDGWRSESEPFLKIEEGPNHGWFREQFAFMQHPPRSRYAFVLALYDEQRRIAQRDPQLAQRMNVRWAGTLPYAATEGYERVVATMRQLRTLRAKGQDTGELERTCAFYVSWFAHYIGDGAQPQHDSIHHDGWQGPNPNGYSTDPKVHGKFESDYVEKIALTPQDLLRHMSALAHQDGDVFEQILDFLAIGTGRVEQVYRLEKAGAFDDASNPDGRAMVYRTAGDGAAMLRNLLVRAWRESALQPENSTRPRSMDPSHPQYDPATGSAPAGRSPTA, from the coding sequence ATGACACCTTCCCGTCTTGCCTTTGCGCTGCTGTTTGCAGCAGCGACGTGCTCCGGCAACGCCGCCGCCTGGGGCCACCGCGCGCATGCCGCCATCGACACCGCCGCCGTGCAGGCGCTGCCCGACGACGGCCCGGTCTTCCTCAAGCGGTACGCGCAGGTGATTGCCGACGGCGCCACCCTGCCGGACGGCTGGCGCAGCGAAAGCGAGCCGTTTCTCAAGATCGAAGAAGGCCCTAACCACGGTTGGTTCCGCGAGCAGTTCGCCTTCATGCAGCACCCGCCACGCTCGCGTTACGCCTTCGTGCTGGCGCTGTACGACGAACAACGGCGCATCGCCCAACGCGACCCGCAACTGGCGCAGCGCATGAACGTACGCTGGGCCGGCACCTTGCCGTACGCAGCCACCGAAGGCTACGAACGCGTCGTGGCGACCATGCGGCAACTCCGCACGCTGCGCGCCAAGGGACAGGACACCGGCGAGCTCGAACGCACCTGCGCGTTCTACGTCAGCTGGTTTGCGCACTACATCGGCGATGGCGCGCAGCCGCAGCACGACAGCATCCACCACGACGGCTGGCAGGGGCCGAACCCGAACGGCTACAGCACCGACCCGAAGGTGCACGGCAAGTTCGAGAGCGATTACGTCGAGAAGATTGCGCTGACCCCGCAGGACCTGCTGCGCCACATGTCGGCCCTGGCGCATCAGGATGGCGATGTGTTCGAGCAGATCCTGGACTTTCTCGCCATCGGCACCGGCCGCGTCGAGCAGGTCTACCGCCTGGAAAAAGCCGGCGCCTTCGACGATGCGTCCAATCCCGATGGACGCGCGATGGTCTATCGCACCGCCGGCGATGGCGCGGCGATGCTGCGCAACCTGCTGGTGCGCGCCTGGCGCGAAAGCGCGCTGCAACCAGAAAATTCCACGCGGCCGCGCAGCATGGACCCGAGCCATCCGCAGTACGACCCGGCGACCGGATCCGCACCCGCCGGCAGGTCGCCAACGGCGTAA
- a CDS encoding TonB-dependent receptor yields the protein MSRRPLAVVLALTLATPAFAQEAAPSTPATRKSEDGIFSLDRMIVTGAGQAQNQFDASYAITALTAEQIDKLAPLNLASLIGSMPGIYAESTGGEVQNVYRIRGIPDEGSFAVIQEDGISPYPDNNGYFYKTEGLVRPDLMVESVETVRGGPSPIFASNAAAIVNFVTRQGGDTPEGAVRTTVGDTGLYRLDGYWSGKLADGWYLAAGGFVRRNDGYRDVGFPADEGGQFRINLTHTLEHGKLTFTAKHLDDKNAFYMPIPLYDPRNTSRSLDPLIDRFTGTLSTAQLERASIVSSDANGAPQRERRDLSDGRHMKFNHLGANLDLAFDNGWSLSNKAIVNRLDMTFDALYSSNAPQDANTYANSRRAAASAAFPGLTSLGYVYTDDGSRFDPASTDGLVIQGQYRAMNVRADSFADDLRLHRRFDWGGDSHDITLGVYGAYYARSYNSRYQSYLFEMRQNPRTIDLLGYDAAGNVVGGVTKDGVVIYGADRTQGKAYTSMLAPYIADTWQVTDKLRLEGGVRYERYRYRAWSMLRTTGNLGMADTLADDAARLFTGARAQTALDVGVTNWTAGFNYDINPTVGIYGRASRAHRAPSEGANEGNVNIPTADQFELGTKLNFDTLDVFATAFYTKYDPYNIGTSAVNPQTGAAESKDYRGSVTNPGIELAAVWTPAQWLRFDANLTYNDTQVSDLTEVVANGAVAVVDVDGNMPNRQPKLYGNAGPTVCFTTGAFDWETSLRYAYVGKRYADLENTTVLAAYDTLAANILVRNGPWDVQLSVDNLTNTFALTEGNPRTDTISGQGTREPIYGRPIYERNSRLVVTYHF from the coding sequence GTGTCGCGTCGTCCGCTCGCCGTCGTTCTTGCACTGACTCTGGCGACTCCCGCCTTTGCGCAAGAAGCCGCACCCTCCACGCCTGCAACACGCAAGAGCGAGGACGGCATCTTCTCGCTGGACCGCATGATCGTCACCGGTGCCGGCCAGGCCCAGAATCAATTCGATGCCTCGTATGCGATCACCGCACTGACCGCCGAGCAGATCGACAAGCTGGCCCCGCTCAATCTCGCCAGCCTCATCGGTTCGATGCCCGGCATCTATGCCGAATCCACCGGCGGCGAAGTGCAGAACGTCTACCGCATCCGCGGTATTCCTGACGAAGGTTCGTTTGCGGTGATCCAGGAAGACGGCATCAGCCCCTACCCGGACAACAACGGCTACTTCTACAAGACCGAAGGCCTGGTACGCCCGGACCTGATGGTTGAATCGGTGGAAACCGTGCGCGGCGGGCCCTCGCCGATCTTTGCCTCCAATGCCGCAGCCATCGTCAATTTCGTCACCCGCCAGGGCGGCGACACGCCCGAAGGCGCGGTGCGCACCACCGTCGGCGACACCGGGCTGTACCGGCTCGATGGCTATTGGTCGGGCAAGCTGGCCGACGGCTGGTATCTGGCGGCCGGCGGCTTCGTACGCCGCAACGACGGCTACCGCGATGTGGGTTTTCCGGCCGACGAGGGCGGGCAGTTCCGCATCAACCTCACGCACACGCTGGAGCACGGCAAGCTGACTTTCACCGCCAAGCATCTGGACGACAAGAACGCGTTCTACATGCCGATCCCGCTGTACGACCCGCGCAACACCTCGCGCTCGCTGGACCCGCTGATCGACCGCTTCACCGGCACCTTGAGCACCGCGCAACTGGAGCGCGCCAGCATCGTGTCCAGCGATGCCAACGGCGCGCCGCAACGCGAGCGACGCGACCTGTCCGACGGCCGCCACATGAAGTTCAACCATCTGGGCGCCAACCTGGACCTGGCGTTCGATAACGGCTGGAGCCTGTCCAACAAGGCCATTGTCAATCGCCTGGACATGACCTTCGACGCGCTGTATTCCAGCAATGCGCCGCAGGATGCAAACACGTATGCCAACAGCCGCCGCGCCGCCGCCAGCGCTGCATTTCCCGGCCTCACCTCGCTGGGCTACGTCTACACCGACGATGGCAGCCGCTTCGATCCAGCCAGCACCGACGGCCTGGTGATTCAAGGCCAGTACCGCGCGATGAATGTGCGCGCCGATTCGTTCGCCGACGACCTGCGCCTGCATCGCCGCTTCGATTGGGGCGGCGACAGCCACGACATCACGCTGGGCGTGTACGGCGCCTATTACGCGCGCTCCTACAACTCGCGTTACCAGAGCTATCTGTTCGAGATGCGGCAGAACCCGCGCACCATCGACCTGCTCGGCTACGACGCGGCCGGCAACGTGGTCGGCGGCGTCACCAAGGACGGCGTGGTGATCTACGGCGCCGACCGCACCCAGGGCAAGGCCTACACCAGCATGCTGGCGCCCTACATCGCCGACACCTGGCAGGTGACCGACAAGCTGCGCCTGGAAGGCGGCGTGCGCTACGAGCGTTATCGCTATCGCGCCTGGAGCATGCTGCGCACCACCGGCAACCTGGGCATGGCCGACACCCTGGCCGACGATGCCGCGCGCCTGTTCACCGGTGCCCGCGCGCAGACGGCGCTGGACGTGGGCGTGACCAACTGGACTGCGGGCTTCAACTACGACATCAACCCGACGGTCGGCATCTACGGCCGCGCCTCGCGTGCGCACCGCGCGCCCAGCGAGGGCGCCAACGAAGGCAACGTCAACATCCCCACCGCCGACCAGTTCGAACTCGGCACCAAGCTCAACTTCGACACGCTGGACGTATTCGCCACCGCCTTCTATACCAAGTACGACCCGTACAACATCGGCACCAGCGCGGTGAACCCGCAGACCGGCGCGGCCGAATCCAAGGACTACCGCGGCAGCGTCACCAACCCCGGTATCGAGCTGGCGGCAGTGTGGACGCCGGCGCAGTGGCTGCGCTTCGACGCCAATCTGACCTACAACGACACCCAGGTGTCCGATCTGACCGAGGTGGTGGCCAATGGTGCGGTGGCGGTGGTCGATGTGGACGGCAACATGCCCAACCGGCAGCCCAAGCTCTATGGCAATGCGGGGCCAACGGTGTGCTTCACCACCGGCGCGTTCGATTGGGAAACCTCGCTGCGCTACGCCTATGTGGGCAAGCGCTACGCCGACCTGGAGAACACCACCGTGCTGGCCGCCTACGACACCTTGGCGGCCAACATCCTGGTGCGCAACGGGCCGTGGGACGTGCAGCTGTCGGTGGACAACCTGACCAACACCTTTGCATTGACCGAAGGCAACCCGCGCACCGACACCATCTCCGGCCAGGGCACGCGTGAGCCGATCTACGGCCGCCCGATCTACGAGCGCAACTCGCGGCTGGTGGTGACGTACCACTTTTGA
- a CDS encoding SDR family NAD(P)-dependent oxidoreductase, with protein MSASAPVALITGANKGIGLALVAHLADAGWTVYLGSRDPVRGEAARSKLRNPDNVHVVPLDITDTDSIAAAVAQLQAAGTALDVLVNNAAVIVDDGTPVTATLDNLRATYEVNLFGQVAVTQALLPVLRAGTLKRIVNVSSDLGSLSLQGDPGYRYHAVNVLGYCSSKTALNAFTVLLAKELRNEGFAVNAVNPGYTATDLNGHTGSGSVEQAAATVAHVAMSELGTGGYYTEGGRLAW; from the coding sequence ATGTCCGCTTCCGCACCGGTTGCATTGATCACTGGCGCCAACAAAGGCATTGGCCTGGCGCTGGTCGCCCACCTGGCCGACGCCGGCTGGACCGTCTACCTGGGCAGCCGCGACCCGGTACGTGGCGAGGCCGCACGCAGCAAGCTGCGCAATCCAGACAACGTACATGTGGTGCCGTTGGATATCACCGACACCGACAGCATCGCCGCTGCGGTGGCACAGCTGCAGGCAGCCGGCACCGCGCTCGATGTGTTGGTCAACAATGCGGCAGTGATTGTCGATGACGGTACGCCGGTCACCGCGACGCTGGACAACCTGCGCGCCACCTACGAGGTCAATCTGTTCGGCCAGGTCGCCGTCACCCAGGCACTGTTGCCAGTGCTACGCGCCGGCACGCTCAAACGCATCGTCAATGTCTCCAGCGATCTGGGTTCGTTGTCGCTGCAGGGCGACCCCGGTTATCGCTATCACGCGGTCAACGTGCTGGGCTATTGCTCGTCCAAGACCGCGCTCAACGCCTTCACCGTGTTGCTGGCAAAGGAATTGCGCAACGAAGGCTTTGCGGTGAATGCAGTCAATCCCGGTTACACCGCGACCGATCTCAACGGACACACCGGCTCAGGCAGCGTGGAGCAAGCGGCCGCCACGGTCGCGCATGTGGCGATGTCCGAATTGGGCACCGGCGGCTATTACACCGAAGGTGGGCGATTGGCGTGGTGA
- a CDS encoding TetR/AcrR family transcriptional regulator — protein MPLQKTRKSPQQARSRATVEVIRQASIQVLVAEGLHGCTTTRVAERAGVSVGSVYQYYPNRQAMLIAVLDWYLQTVVHAVEQACAQQHGRPLAEQCEALVRAFVHAKLQHVDVSRALYAISELHGGTALGSQARKRSQQAFAAALATAADVQFDDCQAVAEIGMAAIIGPLRSLLEDGAPAARVAPLQAQLVVLLHSYLASTGVAR, from the coding sequence TTGCCACTGCAAAAAACGCGTAAATCCCCGCAACAAGCGCGTTCACGCGCCACCGTGGAGGTCATTCGCCAGGCCAGCATTCAGGTTTTGGTGGCCGAAGGACTGCATGGTTGCACCACCACGCGGGTGGCCGAGCGTGCCGGTGTCTCGGTGGGCAGCGTGTATCAGTACTACCCGAACCGTCAGGCCATGTTGATCGCAGTGCTGGACTGGTATTTGCAGACGGTGGTCCATGCGGTGGAGCAGGCCTGCGCGCAACAGCACGGACGTCCGCTCGCCGAGCAGTGCGAGGCGTTGGTGCGTGCGTTCGTACATGCCAAGTTGCAGCACGTGGATGTCTCGCGCGCGTTGTATGCCATCTCCGAACTGCATGGTGGTACGGCACTGGGATCGCAGGCGCGCAAGCGCTCGCAGCAGGCATTTGCAGCCGCGCTCGCTACTGCGGCAGATGTGCAGTTCGACGATTGCCAGGCAGTGGCCGAGATCGGCATGGCCGCCATTATCGGGCCGCTGAGAAGCCTGCTGGAAGATGGTGCGCCAGCTGCGCGGGTTGCACCGCTACAAGCGCAACTGGTGGTGTTGCTGCACAGTTATCTCGCTTCCACCGGAGTTGCACGATGA
- a CDS encoding NAD-dependent protein deacetylase, with protein MNTEMVQDGSTVQDFIERHQRLFVLTGAGCSTDSGIPDYRDLQGGWKRPQPVTFQAFMGELATRQRYWARSLVGWPRFGLAQPNATHYALAALEARGQLEVLLTQNVDRLHQAAGSQAVIDLHGRLDVVRCMGCERRMPRTEFQLLLERDNPGWAALDAAQAPDGDADLDDVAFETFVVPPCPVCGGVLKPDVVFFGENVPRERVERAFAHLQAADAVLVVGSSLMVYSGFRFVQTAARNGLPIAALNFGRTRADDLLTLKVEQSCAQALAFLHAPPDPLHTGPSRYDSARSA; from the coding sequence ATGAATACCGAAATGGTTCAAGACGGCAGCACGGTGCAGGACTTCATCGAGCGCCACCAGCGCCTGTTTGTGCTCACCGGCGCTGGTTGCAGCACCGATTCGGGCATTCCCGATTACCGCGATCTGCAGGGCGGCTGGAAGCGTCCGCAACCGGTGACGTTTCAGGCCTTCATGGGAGAGCTGGCCACGCGTCAGCGCTACTGGGCGCGCAGCCTGGTTGGCTGGCCGCGCTTCGGGCTGGCGCAACCCAATGCCACCCATTACGCATTGGCCGCGTTGGAAGCGCGCGGGCAACTGGAAGTGTTGCTCACCCAGAACGTAGACCGCCTGCATCAGGCCGCTGGCAGTCAGGCGGTGATCGATCTGCACGGCCGGCTCGATGTGGTGCGTTGCATGGGTTGCGAGCGACGCATGCCGCGGACCGAGTTCCAGCTGCTGCTGGAGCGGGACAACCCCGGCTGGGCTGCGCTGGACGCGGCGCAGGCACCCGATGGCGACGCGGATCTGGACGATGTCGCCTTCGAGACCTTCGTGGTGCCGCCGTGCCCGGTGTGTGGCGGCGTGCTCAAGCCGGATGTGGTGTTCTTCGGCGAGAACGTGCCGCGCGAGCGGGTGGAGCGTGCCTTCGCGCATTTGCAGGCCGCCGATGCGGTGTTGGTGGTGGGTTCGTCGCTGATGGTGTATTCGGGCTTTCGCTTCGTACAGACGGCCGCGCGCAACGGCTTGCCGATCGCCGCGCTCAACTTCGGGCGCACCCGCGCCGACGACTTGCTCACGCTGAAGGTGGAGCAGTCGTGCGCGCAGGCGCTGGCCTTTCTGCATGCGCCGCCGGACCCGCTGCACACCGGGCCTTCCAGGTACGACAGTGCGCGCTCTGCATGA
- a CDS encoding NADH:flavin oxidoreductase/NADH oxidase — MGAPTSCLDVALSQLFTPIAFGPLALANRIVIAPMCQYSAQDGCASDWHSIHLGTLSQSGAGLLILEAAAVVPEGRISYADLGLYDDATERALDEVLQSVRRWSPMPVGIQLAHAGRKASTDLPWKGGEAIAADHPHGWQTVSASAQPFQPGKPAPQALDEAGIDAVVAAFVTAATRAERLGLDLIELHAAHGYLMHQFLSPLSNQRSDAYGGSLENRMRLTLRIFDAVRAAVSERIAVGVRISATDWVDGGWDLEQSIALSKALDARGAHYIHVSSGGLDPRQQIAVQAGYQIPFAQQIKAQVATPVIGVGLITEPAQAEAILQDGQADAIALARGILYDPRWPWHAAAALGASVTPAPQYLRCEPRDARGVFAS; from the coding sequence ATGGGCGCCCCCACCTCGTGCCTGGATGTTGCCTTGAGCCAGTTGTTCACTCCCATCGCCTTCGGCCCGCTCGCGCTCGCTAATCGCATCGTCATCGCGCCAATGTGCCAGTACTCCGCACAGGACGGCTGCGCCAGCGACTGGCACAGCATCCACCTGGGCACGCTGTCGCAATCCGGCGCCGGCCTGTTGATTCTCGAAGCGGCTGCGGTGGTGCCGGAAGGGCGCATCAGCTACGCCGATCTTGGCTTGTACGACGACGCCACCGAGCGGGCACTCGATGAGGTGCTGCAGTCGGTGCGGCGCTGGTCGCCGATGCCGGTTGGCATCCAGCTGGCGCATGCCGGCCGCAAGGCCTCGACCGATTTGCCGTGGAAGGGCGGCGAGGCCATCGCCGCCGATCATCCGCATGGTTGGCAGACCGTGTCTGCCTCGGCGCAGCCGTTCCAGCCAGGCAAGCCGGCGCCGCAGGCGCTGGACGAGGCCGGTATCGATGCAGTGGTCGCCGCGTTCGTCACCGCGGCAACGCGCGCCGAACGCCTGGGCCTGGACCTGATCGAACTGCATGCCGCGCATGGCTATCTGATGCATCAGTTCCTGTCGCCGCTGAGCAATCAGCGCAGCGACGCGTATGGCGGCTCGCTGGAAAATCGCATGCGCTTGACGCTGCGCATCTTCGATGCGGTACGTGCGGCGGTGTCTGAGCGCATCGCGGTCGGCGTGCGCATCTCGGCCACCGATTGGGTGGACGGCGGCTGGGATCTGGAGCAGAGCATCGCCTTGTCCAAGGCGCTGGATGCACGTGGCGCGCATTACATCCATGTCTCCAGCGGTGGGCTGGATCCGCGCCAGCAGATTGCGGTGCAAGCCGGCTATCAGATTCCGTTTGCGCAGCAGATCAAGGCGCAGGTCGCCACGCCGGTGATCGGGGTGGGCCTGATCACCGAGCCGGCGCAGGCCGAGGCGATCCTGCAGGACGGCCAGGCCGACGCAATCGCGCTGGCACGCGGCATCCTGTACGACCCCCGCTGGCCGTGGCATGCCGCCGCCGCGCTGGGTGCATCGGTCACGCCGGCCCCGCAATACCTGCGCTGCGAGCCGCGCGATGCGCGTGGCGTCTTCGCCAGCTGA
- a CDS encoding NAD(P)-dependent oxidoreductase, with amino-acid sequence MPIGFLGLGTMGLPMAHNLLRGGFEVSVWNRSPERAQPLRDAGATVVATAVGAAHGPLLFSMLADDTAVRQTVLDGGVLDALPAGSVHVNMATISVALAHELTALHAERGIAYVAAPVLGRVDVAEAGKLNILAAGDAAALARVQPMFDVLGQKTWHIGDTPEQANAVKLAANFCLASAIGAMAEASALARGHGVDATQFLGMLTTTLFAAPAYQGYGKLIMQRNYTPAGFTATLGRKDVDLAIQAGADKQVPMPLGELLRVSLDDAIAHGDGNADWAVLAEVSARRAGQA; translated from the coding sequence ATGCCGATAGGATTTCTGGGCTTGGGCACGATGGGCCTGCCGATGGCGCACAACCTGCTGCGCGGCGGCTTCGAGGTGAGCGTCTGGAACCGTTCGCCAGAACGCGCGCAACCCTTGCGTGATGCCGGGGCAACGGTGGTGGCTACGGCGGTGGGTGCCGCACACGGCCCGCTGCTGTTCTCGATGCTGGCCGACGACACCGCGGTCCGTCAGACCGTACTGGATGGCGGCGTGTTGGACGCACTGCCGGCAGGTAGCGTGCACGTCAACATGGCCACCATCTCGGTGGCGTTGGCGCACGAGTTGACCGCACTGCACGCAGAGCGCGGCATCGCCTACGTTGCCGCACCGGTGCTCGGCCGCGTCGACGTGGCCGAGGCCGGCAAGCTCAACATCCTGGCGGCCGGCGATGCGGCCGCACTGGCGCGGGTACAGCCGATGTTCGATGTGCTGGGGCAAAAGACCTGGCACATCGGCGATACGCCGGAGCAGGCCAACGCGGTGAAACTGGCGGCCAATTTCTGCCTGGCCAGCGCCATCGGCGCCATGGCTGAGGCCAGCGCACTGGCGCGCGGGCACGGCGTAGACGCCACCCAGTTCCTGGGCATGCTCACCACCACCTTGTTCGCCGCACCCGCGTACCAGGGTTACGGCAAGCTGATCATGCAGCGCAACTACACACCGGCCGGCTTCACCGCCACGCTGGGGCGCAAGGATGTGGACCTGGCCATCCAGGCCGGCGCCGACAAACAGGTGCCGATGCCATTGGGCGAGTTGCTGCGCGTCAGCCTGGACGACGCCATCGCGCACGGCGACGGCAACGCGGACTGGGCGGTGTTGGCAGAAGTATCGGCGCGGCGGGCAGGGCAGGCCTGA
- a CDS encoding XVIPCD domain-containing protein, with protein sequence MTAEPVVNQGPVGPDHPEHPDHYLFAQIREAVGVLDAELNKPTDEASVRMAARLLPLAKQHGFDQVDYVVLSRHLGEVGENVFLVRGELSDPAHLRAHITTQEAMETSVETSMAQLDEINRRLMLRLPPR encoded by the coding sequence ATGACCGCCGAACCGGTCGTCAACCAGGGCCCGGTGGGTCCGGACCACCCCGAGCACCCGGACCATTATCTGTTTGCGCAGATCCGCGAAGCGGTGGGCGTGCTCGATGCCGAGTTGAACAAACCCACCGACGAGGCCAGCGTGCGCATGGCTGCGCGCCTGCTGCCGCTGGCCAAGCAGCATGGCTTCGATCAGGTGGATTACGTCGTGCTCAGCCGGCACCTCGGCGAGGTGGGCGAGAACGTGTTCCTGGTGCGCGGCGAACTTTCAGACCCCGCGCATCTGCGTGCGCACATCACCACCCAGGAAGCGATGGAAACCTCGGTGGAAACCTCGATGGCGCAACTGGACGAGATCAATCGCCGGCTGATGCTGCGCCTGCCGCCGCGTTGA
- the purU gene encoding formyltetrahydrofolate deformylase produces the protein MRSDYILTLSCPDRTGIVYRVTGLLFDLACNILDAQQFGDDESGRFFLRVHFDKPPATDIASLEQQFSVLANTFQMDWQLHDARRRARLLVLVSKHGHCLNDLLFRTHSRQLPVEIAAVVSNHADFAPLAASYGIDFHHLPVTADTRAEQEAKLLALIDDLRIDLVVLARYMQILSPGLCRALAGRAINIHHSFLPSFKGAQPYHQAHARGVKIIGATAHYVTEDLDEGPIIEQDVARVDHAMTPRDLVRLGSDTESLVLARAVRRHVEHRIVLNGHRTVVFR, from the coding sequence ATGCGCTCCGACTACATTCTCACGCTGTCCTGCCCCGACCGCACCGGTATCGTGTATCGCGTGACCGGGCTGCTATTCGATCTTGCCTGCAACATTCTCGATGCCCAGCAATTCGGCGACGACGAAAGCGGCCGCTTCTTCTTGCGCGTACATTTCGACAAACCGCCGGCAACCGATATCGCCAGCCTGGAGCAGCAGTTTTCGGTGTTGGCCAATACGTTTCAGATGGACTGGCAATTGCACGATGCGCGTCGCCGCGCGCGGCTGCTGGTACTGGTGAGCAAGCACGGGCATTGCCTCAACGATCTATTGTTCCGCACGCATAGCCGGCAACTGCCGGTGGAGATCGCCGCAGTGGTCTCCAACCATGCCGATTTCGCACCGCTGGCCGCCTCCTACGGCATCGACTTCCATCATCTGCCGGTGACCGCAGACACACGCGCCGAACAGGAGGCGAAGCTGCTCGCGCTGATCGACGACCTGCGCATCGATCTGGTGGTGCTGGCGCGTTACATGCAGATTCTTTCGCCCGGCCTGTGCCGTGCGTTGGCCGGGCGCGCGATCAATATCCATCACAGCTTCCTGCCCAGCTTCAAGGGCGCGCAGCCGTACCACCAGGCGCACGCGCGCGGGGTCAAGATCATCGGTGCCACCGCGCATTACGTCACCGAAGACCTGGACGAAGGCCCGATCATCGAACAGGACGTCGCCCGCGTGGACCACGCCATGACTCCACGCGACCTGGTACGCCTGGGCAGCGACACCGAATCGCTGGTGCTTGCGCGCGCGGTGCGCCGTCATGTCGAACATCGCATCGTGCTCAACGGCCATCGTACGGTGGTGTTTCGCTAG